The proteins below come from a single Juglans regia cultivar Chandler chromosome 12, Walnut 2.0, whole genome shotgun sequence genomic window:
- the LOC108992470 gene encoding disease resistance protein RPV1-like yields the protein MTSQSEHDVFLSFRGEDTRNNFAVHLYQALDRNGINPYKDDKELRKGEEISPALLMAIEESKISIVIFSENYASSTWCLDELVKILECKESKQQVVLVVYYKLEPSTVRHQEYSFKDALAKHEEKFKDDAKVQRWKTALNQVPKLCGFHLKINQDEYEFIEEIVQEVSTSLPNRFDLNVAENPVAIQSHVNYVIKTFLCIEENDTRMIGIFGSGGIGKTTIAKEMYNLIAKKFKDRCFLADVRESSKQNQGRLGQLQEKILSNIHSRIRVDDDHQGMELIRNRLCHKKLFWFSMMLIIWTN from the exons ATGACCTCGCAATCAGAGCACGATGTATTCTTAAGCTTTCGAGGAGAGGATACTCGCAATAATTTTGCAGTTCATCTTTACCAAGCTTTGGATCGAAATGGAATCAACCCTTATAAAGATGACAAGGAGTTGAGAAAAGGTGAAGAAATTTCACCAGCACTTTTAATGGCCATTGAAGAGTCAAAGATTTCGATCgttatattttctgaaaactatGCGTCATCTACATGGTGTTTGGATGAGCTGGTGAAGATCCTAGAGTGTAAAGAATCAAAGCAACAGGTGGTTCTAGTTGTGTATTACAAACTCGAGCCATCGACAGTACGACACcaagaatatagttttaaagATGCGTTGGCTAAACATGAAGAAAAGTTCAAGGATGATGCTAAAGTTCAAAGGTGGAAGACTGCCTTAAATCAAGTTCCTAAGCTATGTGGTTTTCATTTGAAGATCAACCA AGACGAATATGAGTTtattgaagaaattgttcaagaGGTCTCAACAAGCTTACCAAATCGTTTTGACTTGAATGTTGCCGAGAATCCGGTGGCAATACAGTCTCATgtaaattatgttattaagaCGTTTTTATGTATTGAGGAGAATGACACACGCATGATAGGGATTTTCGGCAGTGGTGGAATTGGTAAAACAACTATTGCAAAAGAGATGTATAACCTCATTGCTAAGAAGTTTAAAGACCGTTGTTTTCTTGCTGATGTTAGAgaatcttcaaaacaaaatcaaggCCGTCTCGGACAGTTGCAAGAGAAAATTCTTTCTAACATTCATTCTAGGATAAGggttgatgatgatcatcaaggAATGGAATTGATAAGGAATAGACTTtgccataaaaaattattttggttcTCGATGATGTTGATCATTTggaccaattaa